One genomic region from Esox lucius isolate fEsoLuc1 chromosome 24, fEsoLuc1.pri, whole genome shotgun sequence encodes:
- the LOC109615028 gene encoding CD209 antigen-like protein E isoform X1, translating to MMSGELIYSNINFCETQKQSAGNISKAVTIREEDVTYSEVRTGARQQENAVQDTCSGDSSPPVGSKVVTPERGSQRVVLVTLVCLCVVLLVLSITLGVLYTKNMIDHQAEKARSEDLLAEMKYNLTAQKDLLSSEIQNYKRNLTEINKLLANVTARRCASGWEFFNGSCYHFSEVKLTWELSQYACIRDGGHLVIIESHQEQDFIRMKVGNTDITNSYWIGMTDNKAEGVWVWMDNTPLNNNIKYWDLNNGTGDSAYPEPNNCPPGENCAQMGRHCSVQISCWFDYGCNILSKSICESRSIK from the exons ATGATGTCTGGTGAATTGATCTACTCAAATATAAATTTCTGCGAGACTCAGAAGCAATCTGCTGGGAACATTTCGAAAG CAGTAACGATACGTGAGGAGGATGTCACATACTCTGAGGTCAGAACTGGAGCCAGGCAGCAGGAGAATGCTGTGCaag ACACTTGTTCTGGTGACTCATCTCCCCCAGTGGGGTCAAAGGTTGTGACTCCTGAGAGAGGATCACAGAGGGTTGTTTTGGTGACcctggtgtgtctctgtgttgtacTGCTAGTTCTGTCCATCACTCTGGGAGTCCTCT ATACTAAGAACATGATTGATCATCAAGCTGAGAAGGCTCGCTCTGAAGATCTCCTTGCCGAAATGAAGTACAATTTAACCg CCCAGAAAGACCTTTTATCCTCAGAAATCCAAAACTACAAAAGGAACCTTACTGAAATCAACAAACTCCTGGCAAATGTCACAG CGAGACGATGTGCCTCTGGCTGGGAGTTCTTCAATGGATCATGCTACCACTTCTCTGAAGTCAAACTGACCTGGGAACTGAGTCAATATGCCTGCATCCGTGATGGAGGACACCTGGTCATCATAGAGAGTCACCAGGAGCAG GACTTTATTAGAATGAAGGTGGGAAACACTGACATTACAAACAGCTACTGGATTGGAATGACAGACAATAAGGCGGAGGGAGTTTGGGTCTGGATGGACAATACACCCCTTAATAACAACATCAA GTACTGGGATCTAAACAATGGAACAGGTGACAGTGCCTATCCAGAACCAAATAACTGTCCTCCAGGTGAAAACTGTGCCCAAATGGGTCGGCACTGTTCTGTTCAAATCAGTTGTTGGTTTGACTATGGATGTAATATACTATCTAAAAGCATCTGTGAGAGTCggtcaattaaataa
- the LOC109615028 gene encoding CD209 antigen-like protein E isoform X2, translating to MMSGELIYSNINFCETQKQSAGNISKVTIREEDVTYSEVRTGARQQENAVQDTCSGDSSPPVGSKVVTPERGSQRVVLVTLVCLCVVLLVLSITLGVLYTKNMIDHQAEKARSEDLLAEMKYNLTAQKDLLSSEIQNYKRNLTEINKLLANVTARRCASGWEFFNGSCYHFSEVKLTWELSQYACIRDGGHLVIIESHQEQDFIRMKVGNTDITNSYWIGMTDNKAEGVWVWMDNTPLNNNIKYWDLNNGTGDSAYPEPNNCPPGENCAQMGRHCSVQISCWFDYGCNILSKSICESRSIK from the exons ATGATGTCTGGTGAATTGATCTACTCAAATATAAATTTCTGCGAGACTCAGAAGCAATCTGCTGGGAACATTTCGAAAG TAACGATACGTGAGGAGGATGTCACATACTCTGAGGTCAGAACTGGAGCCAGGCAGCAGGAGAATGCTGTGCaag ACACTTGTTCTGGTGACTCATCTCCCCCAGTGGGGTCAAAGGTTGTGACTCCTGAGAGAGGATCACAGAGGGTTGTTTTGGTGACcctggtgtgtctctgtgttgtacTGCTAGTTCTGTCCATCACTCTGGGAGTCCTCT ATACTAAGAACATGATTGATCATCAAGCTGAGAAGGCTCGCTCTGAAGATCTCCTTGCCGAAATGAAGTACAATTTAACCg CCCAGAAAGACCTTTTATCCTCAGAAATCCAAAACTACAAAAGGAACCTTACTGAAATCAACAAACTCCTGGCAAATGTCACAG CGAGACGATGTGCCTCTGGCTGGGAGTTCTTCAATGGATCATGCTACCACTTCTCTGAAGTCAAACTGACCTGGGAACTGAGTCAATATGCCTGCATCCGTGATGGAGGACACCTGGTCATCATAGAGAGTCACCAGGAGCAG GACTTTATTAGAATGAAGGTGGGAAACACTGACATTACAAACAGCTACTGGATTGGAATGACAGACAATAAGGCGGAGGGAGTTTGGGTCTGGATGGACAATACACCCCTTAATAACAACATCAA GTACTGGGATCTAAACAATGGAACAGGTGACAGTGCCTATCCAGAACCAAATAACTGTCCTCCAGGTGAAAACTGTGCCCAAATGGGTCGGCACTGTTCTGTTCAAATCAGTTGTTGGTTTGACTATGGATGTAATATACTATCTAAAAGCATCTGTGAGAGTCggtcaattaaataa